Part of the Halorhabdus utahensis DSM 12940 genome, TGGAGTGCGAGATCCGTCTCGCCGCGCTCGGCGTACTCCCGGCGGAACGTGACCGTCCGGGAGTCGTAGTCGACTTCCCCCAGTGGTGCCCGGCTGATCGTCTCGAAGGCGTCCCGCCGGGAGGTGTGGTTCTTCCGGGCGCGGGTCCCGCGGTGGAGCGCACAGGCGTCGTCGCTCTCGGTTGCGTGCATGCAGATCATGACCTCCGCGGCGTCACTTTTGGCGGCCTCGACGGCACTTACCGCGTTCATCACGTTGTCCGAGGAGGGGCGATCGGCCGAGCGCTGGCTGCCGGTGAAGACGATGGGGACGGGAGTTTCGAGCATGAACGCCATGGCGCTCGCGGAGAACTGCATCGTGTCTGTGCCGTGCATGACGACGACGCCGTCGGCCCCCGCTTCGATCTCCTCGTGGATAGCTTCGGCGAGGTCGACCCACACGTCAGGGGTCATGTTCTCGCTGAGGATGTTCGCGACGACGCGCCCACGGTAGTTGGCCAGGCCGGCGAGTTCGGGGACGGCCCGGAGCACGTCCTCGGCGTCGAACTGGGCGGTGACCGCGCCGGTGCGGTAGTCGACCGTCGAGGCGATGGTGCCGCCCGTCGAGATGAGTGATATCGTCGGGAGGTCTTCGTCGAACTCGATCTTCGATTCCTCGCTCGCCTCGCCGGGTTCGATGTCGTAGACGTCCGATTCCAGAACGTCGGCTTCGGCAGCTTCGCGATCGACCCCGACGTTGTAGCCGCTCGGAAGCTTGACGACGAGCGTCTCCGTGTCCGTCGAGGGGAGTAACACGCCCTCGAACGTCCGCTCGCCATCCTCGACTGCCACGCGATCTCCTGGGTTCATGCTCCGGGCTACCGGACCGGTGGACTTGAAACCATCTTTCTGTCACAGGAAAAGGCCCATGTCTCTGGCCGTCCCAGCGAACGTATGGCCGAGCGCTCCGACCAGCGAACGCGCGAGCGATCGCAGCTCGATACCGAGGAACTCGAAGAGCTCCTCGACACTGGCCCTGACAGTGACGACGTTGGGACGGGATCGACTGAAGAGGCAATCTCGGCGGACGCCGACTCGGGCTTGCTATCGGGACTCGGCGACCGGCTTGGATCGATGGTCACCCGAACGATCTCGCGTCCGTTCGCCGGCATTCGATCGCGACTGGGTCAGCTCTTCTCCGTGCGGACGTTTGGAGTCGCACTCCTCGCCAGTATCGTCGCGGCGTTCGCGTTCGCGTTCGTCATCCCGTTCGTCGACACGCTCGGAGCGATCGCCGGCATCTTCGCGGTCGGGCTTGGATTCGGGCTCGTGGGTGAGCGCCGGCAGTACCTCGAAGTCGGCCTCGCGGGAGCAACCGCTGCTGCACTGGGAGCCGTCATGGACTTTCTGGTTGTCGCACTGGCCGGCCGTGGTGATCTCATCCTCCTGTTCGGTGTCGGCAGCGGCTTGCTCGCTGGCGTGATCGGACACTACGTCGGTCGGGATCTCCGTTCCGGGCTGACGCGGGACATCTGAATCAGCGCCCCAGCACCCACTGGTCGCCGTCACGCTCGACCACGCCACGCGATTGCAGCGATCCGAGAATGTCCTCGACGACCGGCGGCGGCACTTCCACCTGTCGGCTGATGGACTCCAGATCGGCACCGCCGTCGGCGATGGCCCCCATCACTTCGACGTAGAGCCGATCGTCGCTGTCGTCGATCTCGTCGCTGACCTGTTCCATGACGTCCGTCAATCGACCCTGTACCCATCGCTGAGCGAGCGAGAGTTCGTTTCGAAGCCGTCGTAACCGGCGCATCTCGACGGCGAGTTCCGGCAACTCGGACGCGCCGTCGGGGTCGACGTCGATAGAGAGATGCTTACACGAAGTGATGTCCAGCCCGGAACTGGCGGGATACGCCGTTTTGGTCCCGAAGTCGTACGGCGATGCGGTGACTTCGAGCCGGAAACCCCGGGAGATGTAAAAGTACTTGCGGCGACGTTCGTCGGTTCGGCTCTCGACGAGGCCAGCCTCTTCGAGTTGTCGCAGGTGATCGATGACGGCCTTCGGGCTCACGCCGAGGTAGTCGCTGATCTCCGTGACGTAACAGGGCTTGCGAGCAAGCAGACGCAAGATGCGTCGACGGTTCGCATTCCCCAGGAGATCGAGTAACTCGGCGGATTCCATTCACGTGACGTTAGTGGTTCTAGCGTATAAATTTTCCTTTTACTTCCACCGACGCCCGGGTGTATTCCCAGGGAGTCCAACGAACAGAACTGACGGACAAAAGCCGATTACGGTGCCAGGATCGTCGAGGACGTTCGAGCCAGCGCCGTGCAGTCTTGCGGGTCGATCACGGGGTCAAACCAGTCGGCGTCTCAGCGGTTCGCTGATTGTCTCGGGGCCGTCTCCGGTCGCCGATCCGATGTTGTCGTTTCCGCCCGACGACCCGCCGGATCGATGGTCTGAATTATCGCTTCCGCCGGGTGTTCGTGTCTCGTTTCCCGCTGTGGGTCCGCGTCGGTCCGGGCCAGTTTCGTCAGGCCCTCCCACCGCGGATGAACTGTTGTCTGATCCGGTGGTTGCATCGTCCGACGACCCCACGGAGCCCGTCTGCTGTCCGGGTGTCTCGCTGTCACTGCCGTTCGAACCGGGGCTCGTTTCGTTTGCTTCAGGTGCCCCATCCTTCGGCCCGGCTGGGGTCGGACCGATTGAGCCGGGTCCGGTTTTGCTGTCCGTCTCGTTCGGGCCAGGTGTCGTCGTGCCATCCGCCCCGTTCGGGCCTGCGGGGCCGTGCTGTCCGCTGGGGCCAACACTATCTGGTTTGCCGGATCGGCCGGGTGGGTCAGCCGGTGGCCCGTTCGAGGCCCATGGAGGTGGGCCGGCGGAGAGGTTACGGGCCATTGCTGCGACCTGATGGCCACTCATATTCGACGCGTGTGATCGGAGGGCGTCGAGTCGGGTCGTGTTAACACCCACCGAACGAGCTGTGCGGTCGG contains:
- the gatD gene encoding Glu-tRNA(Gln) amidotransferase subunit GatD, yielding MNPGDRVAVEDGERTFEGVLLPSTDTETLVVKLPSGYNVGVDREAAEADVLESDVYDIEPGEASEESKIEFDEDLPTISLISTGGTIASTVDYRTGAVTAQFDAEDVLRAVPELAGLANYRGRVVANILSENMTPDVWVDLAEAIHEEIEAGADGVVVMHGTDTMQFSASAMAFMLETPVPIVFTGSQRSADRPSSDNVMNAVSAVEAAKSDAAEVMICMHATESDDACALHRGTRARKNHTSRRDAFETISRAPLGEVDYDSRTVTFRREYAERGETDLALQDDLETDVDLVKFTPGAGPSMLDPVEGAAGVVIEGTGLGHVNTDWIDRIDALVEDGTAVVMTSQCIDGRVCDRVYDTGRDLLDAGVIEGEDMLPGTAMVKLMWVLANRDDPAAAMGEPLAGEITERSTPWE
- a CDS encoding ArsR/SmtB family transcription factor, with the protein product MESAELLDLLGNANRRRILRLLARKPCYVTEISDYLGVSPKAVIDHLRQLEEAGLVESRTDERRRKYFYISRGFRLEVTASPYDFGTKTAYPASSGLDITSCKHLSIDVDPDGASELPELAVEMRRLRRLRNELSLAQRWVQGRLTDVMEQVSDEIDDSDDRLYVEVMGAIADGGADLESISRQVEVPPPVVEDILGSLQSRGVVERDGDQWVLGR
- a CDS encoding ICP22 family protein, encoding MRYRVPVAVVLLAIGFAVGPTLAGAVAAPETPVAAPSDGLSADPVANATTNGSVSPTNGSTTPTLGSKMSAFMQSSTVSADASVDDGMWNAGVARANTSEKRNAVEQRTQSLERRLQRLEDRLAAAENDSVDLRNPNAAATVARLSARIEALERSINETDRTARSVGVNTTRLDALRSHASNMSGHQVAAMARNLSAGPPPWASNGPPADPPGRSGKPDSVGPSGQHGPAGPNGADGTTTPGPNETDSKTGPGSIGPTPAGPKDGAPEANETSPGSNGSDSETPGQQTGSVGSSDDATTGSDNSSSAVGGPDETGPDRRGPTAGNETRTPGGSDNSDHRSGGSSGGNDNIGSATGDGPETISEPLRRRLV